A window from Citrus sinensis cultivar Valencia sweet orange chromosome 3, DVS_A1.0, whole genome shotgun sequence encodes these proteins:
- the LOC102608242 gene encoding extensin-2-like isoform X7, with protein sequence MAIPGGNPPRGQFWPHFAVALLAIIVVVSSNVVSVSADGYSYASPPPPPYEYKSPPPPEKSPPYEYKSPPPPEKSPPYEYKSPPPPEKSPPPPYEYKSPPPPEKSPPPPYYYESPPPPEKSPPPPPYYYKSPPPPEKSPPPPYYYKSPPPPEKYPSPHYYYKSPPPPSPSPPPPYYYKSPPPPEKSPPPPYYYKSPPPPEKSPPPPYYYKSPPPPEKSPPPPYYYKSPPPPENSPPPPYYYKSPPPPEKSPPPPYYYKSPPPPEKHLPPPYYYKSPPPPEKSPPPPYYYKSPPPPVKYPPPPYYYKSPPPPSPYPPPPYYYKSPPPPSPLPHPPYYYKSPPPPVKYPPPPYYYKSPPPPTHYVSPPYYYHSPPPPAPYPHPHPHPHTFVVKVVGKVYCFRCYDWEYPEKSHDKKHLKGAVVEVTCEVGDKKIKAYGKTKINGKYSITVEGFDYGKYGAKACKAKLHMAPKGSPCNIPTDLHWGKKGAKLKVKSKTDYEVVLYAKPFAYAPKTPYEECEKHKPEPTPAPYYYKSPPPPPPTYIYKSPPPPPYYYKSPPPPVKYPPPYYYKSPPPPVKYPPSPYYYKSPPPPSPSPYYYKSPPPPTYSPPPYYYKSPPPPVYSHPPPYYYKSPPPPVYSPPPYYYKSPPPPVYSPPPPYYYKSPPPPVYSPPPYYYKSPPPPVHSPPPPYYYKSPPPPSPSPPPPYYYKSPPPPIKYPTPPYYYKSPPPPVYSSPPPYYYKSPPPPVHSPPPPYYYKSPPPPVHSPPPPYYYKSPPPPSPSPPPPYYYKSPPPPVYSPPPPYYYKSPPPPSPSPPPPYYYKSPPPPVHIPAPYYYKSPPPPVYSSPPPYYYKSPPPPVYSPPPPYYYKSPPPPVYSPPPPYYYKSPPPPVYSPPPPYYYKSPPPPVYSPPPPYYYKSPPPPVHSPPPPYYYKSPPPPVHSPPPPYYYKSPPPPVYSPPPPYYYKSPPPPSPSPPPPYYYHSPPPPVHSPPPPYYYKSPPPPSPSPPPPYYYHSPPPPVHSPPPPYYYKSPPPPSPSPPPPYYYHSPPPPVKSPPPPVYNYASPPPPY encoded by the exons ATGGCGATTCCGGGCGGAAACCCGCCTCGGGGTCAGTTTTGGCCCCATTTTGCAGTGGCATTGCTGGCCATTATAGTTGTTGTTTCAAGTAATGTAGTTTCAGTATCTGCTGATGGCTACTCTTATGCTTCTCCACCACCCCCACCTTATGAATATaaatcaccaccaccaccggAAAAATCTCCACCTTATGAGTATAagtcaccaccaccacctgAAAAATCTCCACCTTATGAGTACAAGTCACCTCCACCAC CCGAAAAATCTCCACCACCAC CTTATGAGTACAAGTCTCCTCCACCGCCCGAAAAGTCTCCACCTCCGCCTTACTACTACGAGTCTCCTCCACCTCCTGAGAAATCACCACCACCCCCACCTTACTACTACAAGTCTCCCCCACCACCCGAAAAGTCTCCACCTCCACCATACTACTACAAGTCCCCCCCGCCACCTGAAAAATATCCATCCCCACATTACTACTACAAGTCTCCCCCACCACCATCTCCTTCACCACCTCCACCTTACTACTACAAGTCGCCTCCACCACCCGAGAAATCTCCGCCACCACCGTACTACTACAAGTCTCCCCCACCACCTGAAAAATCTCCACCCCCACCTTACTACTACAAGTCTCCTCCACCACCCGAGAAATCTCCGCCACCACCGTACTACTACAAGTCTCCCCCACCACCTGAAAACTCTCCACCCCCACCTTACTACTATAAGTCTCCTCCTCCCCCCGAAAAATCTCCACCACCACCTTACTACTATAAGTCTCCCCCACCACCCGAAAAGCATCTACCCCCACCTTACTACTATAAGTCTCCACCCCCACCCGAGAAATCTCCACCGCCACCTTACTACTACAAGTCTCCACCACCTCCCGTGAAATATCCTCCACCGCCCTACTACTATAAATCTCCACCACCACCTTCACCATATCCTCCACCACCATACTATTACAAgtctccaccaccaccatctcCTTTACCACATCCTCCATACTACTACAAATCTCCACCTCCCCCGGTTAAGTATCCACCACCTCCTTACTACTATAAGTCTCCTCCACCACCCACGCATTACGTCTCACCGCCGTACTACTACCATTCTCCGCCACCACCTGCGCCATACCCTCACCCTCATCCACATCCCCACACTTTTGTGGTGAAGGTTGTTGGAAAAGTATACTGTTTCAGATGTTACGACTGGGAGTATCCGGAGAAGTCACATGACAAGAAACATCTTAAAG GTGCTGTAGTTGAAGTGACATGCGAGGTTGGTGACAAGAAAATCAAGGCATATGGAAAGACGAAGATCAACGGCAAATACAGCATCACAGTCGAAGGTTTTGATTACGGCAAATATGGAGCCAAAGCATGCAAGGCCAAGCTCCATATGGCACCAAAGGGTTCACCATGCAATATTCCCACTGACTTGCACTGGGGTAAAAAGGGAGCCAAACTTAAAGTCAAGTCGAAGACTGATTATGAAGTTGTGCTCTACGCCAAGCCATTTGCTTATGCTCCTAAGACTCCTTATGAGGAATGTGAGAAGCACAAGCCTGAGCCTACCCCCGCTCCTTATTACTACAAGTCACCGCCTCCACCGCCACCAACTTACATTTATAAGtctcctccacctccaccatATTATTACAAGTCTCCACCACCTCCTGTGAAATACCCACCACCTTATTACTATAAATCTCCCCCACCTCCTGTAAAATACCCACCGTCGCCTTATTACTATAAGTCTCCGCCACCACCATCTCCATCACCATATTACTATAAGTCTCCACCGCCACCAACTTACTCTCCTCCCCCATACTATTATAAGTCTCCACCTCCACCAGTCTATTCCCATCCCCCACCGTACTACTACAAGTCTCCTCCACCACCAGTTTATTCACCACCACCATACTACTATAAATCCCCACCACCACCGGTCTACTCACCTCCACCACCATACTATTACAAGTCTCCTCCCCCACCTGTCTACTCACCTCCACCATACTACTACAAATCTCCACCACCTCCAGTCCACTCACCTCCACCACCATATTACTATAAATCTCCACCACCTCCTTCACCCTCACCACCACCACCCTATTATTACAAATCCCCTCCACCTCCAATAAAGTATCCGACACCACCTTACTATTATAAATCTCCACCACCACCGGTCTATTCTTCTCCTCCACCGTATTACTACAAGTCACCTCCACCACCTGTCCACTCACCACCACCGCCATACTACTATAAATCACCTCCACCACCAGTCCACTCTCCTCCACCACCTTACTACTATAAATCTCCGCCACCTCCATCGCCATCTCCTCCACCTCCATACTATTATAAATCACCTCCACCACCAGTCTATTCACCCCCACCACCATACTACTACAAGTCTCCACCACCACCTTCACCATCCCCTCCACCTCCCTACTATTACAAGTCACCACCACCGCCAGTCCACATACCTGCCCCATACTATTACAAATCACCTCCACCACCAGTCTACTCATCTCCACCGCCTTACTACTACAAGTCACCCCCTCCTCCCGTTTACTCACCTCCGCCACCTTACTACTACAAGTCACCACCCCCTCCAGTTTACTCGCCTCCGCCACCGTACTACTACAAGTCACCGCCCCCTCCAGTTTACTCGCCTCCGCCACCGTACTACTACAAGTCACCGCCCCCTCCAGTTTACTCGCCTCCGCCACCATACTACTACAAATCCCCGCCACCACCAGTCCACTCTCCTCCACCTCCATACTACTACAAATCCCCGCCACCTCCAGTCCACTCTCCTCCTCCACCCTACTACTACAAATCCCCGCCACCACCAGTCTACTCTCCTCCCCCGCCCTACTACTACAAATCCCCACCACCTCCGTCGCCATCTCCTCCACCCCCATACTATTACCACTCTCCTCCCCCTCCAGTCCACTCACCTCCACCACCATACTATTACAAGTCCCCACCACCTCCGTCACCATCTCCTCCACCTCCGTACTATTACCACTCTCCTCCCCCACCAGTCCACTCGCCTCCACCACCGTACTATTACAAATCCCCACCACCTCCATCACCATCCCCACCACCTCCATACTACTACCACTCTCCTCCCCCACCTGTGAAGTCACCTCCACCACCAGTTTACAATTATGCATCTCCACCACCACCCTACTAA
- the LOC102608242 gene encoding extensin-2-like isoform X10, translating to MAIPGGNPPRGQFWPHFAVALLAIIVVVSSNVVSVSADGYSYASPPPPPYEYKSPPPPEKSPPYEYKSPPPPEKSPPYEYKSPPPPEKSPPPPYEYKSPPPPEKSPPPPYEYKSPPPPEKYPPPPYEYKSPPPPEKSPPPPYYYESPPPPEKSPPPPPYYYKSPPPPEKSPPPPYYYKSPPPPEKYPSPHYYYKSPPPPSPSPPPPYYYKSPPPPEKSPPPPYYYKSPPPPEKSPPPPYYYKSPPPPEKSPPPPYYYKSPPPPENSPPPPYYYKSPPPPEKSPPPPYYYKSPPPPEKHLPPPYYYKSPPPPEKSPPPPYYYKSPPPPVKYPPPPYYYKSPPPPSPYPPPPYYYKSPPPPSPLPHPPYYYKSPPPPVKYPPPPYYYKSPPPPTHYVSPPYYYHSPPPPAPYPHPHPHPHTFVVKVVGKVYCFRCYDWEYPEKSHDKKHLKGAVVEVTCEVGDKKIKAYGKTKINGKYSITVEGFDYGKYGAKACKAKLHMAPKGSPCNIPTDLHWGKKGAKLKVKSKTDYEVVLYAKPFAYAPKTPYEECEKHKPEPTPAPYYYKSPPPPPPTYIYKSPPPPPYYYKSPPPPVKYPPPYYYKSPPPPVKYPPSPYYYKSPPPPSPSPYYYKSPPPPTYSPPPYYYKSPPPPVYSHPPPYYYKSPPPPVYSPPPYYYKSPPPPVYSPPPPYYYKSPPPPVYSPPPYYYKSPPPPVHSPPPPYYYKSPPPPSPSPPPPYYYKSPPPPIKYPTPPYYYKSPPPPVYSSPPPYYYKSPPPPVHSPPPPYYYKSPPPPVYSSPPPYYYKSPPPPVYSPPPPYYYKSPPPPVYSPPPPYYYKSPPPPVYSPPPPYYYKSPPPPVYSPPPPYYYKSPPPPVHSPPPPYYYKSPPPPVHSPPPPYYYKSPPPPVYSPPPPYYYKSPPPPSPSPPPPYYYHSPPPPVHSPPPPYYYKSPPPPSPSPPPPYYYHSPPPPVHSPPPPYYYKSPPPPSPSPPPPYYYHSPPPPVKSPPPPVYNYASPPPPY from the exons ATGGCGATTCCGGGCGGAAACCCGCCTCGGGGTCAGTTTTGGCCCCATTTTGCAGTGGCATTGCTGGCCATTATAGTTGTTGTTTCAAGTAATGTAGTTTCAGTATCTGCTGATGGCTACTCTTATGCTTCTCCACCACCCCCACCTTATGAATATaaatcaccaccaccaccggAAAAATCTCCACCTTATGAGTATAagtcaccaccaccacctgAAAAATCTCCACCTTATGAGTACAAGTCACCTCCACCACCTGAAAAATCTCCACCACCACCTTATGAGTACAAGTCACCTCCACCACCCGAAAAATCTCCACCACCACCTTACGAGTACAAGTCACCTCCACCACCCGAAAAATATCCTCCACCACCTTATGAGTACAAGTCTCCTCCACCGCCCGAAAAGTCTCCACCTCCGCCTTACTACTACGAGTCTCCTCCACCTCCTGAGAAATCACCACCACCCCCACCTTACTACTACAAGTCTCCCCCACCACCCGAAAAGTCTCCACCTCCACCATACTACTACAAGTCCCCCCCGCCACCTGAAAAATATCCATCCCCACATTACTACTACAAGTCTCCCCCACCACCATCTCCTTCACCACCTCCACCTTACTACTACAAGTCGCCTCCACCACCCGAGAAATCTCCGCCACCACCGTACTACTACAAGTCTCCCCCACCACCTGAAAAATCTCCACCCCCACCTTACTACTACAAGTCTCCTCCACCACCCGAGAAATCTCCGCCACCACCGTACTACTACAAGTCTCCCCCACCACCTGAAAACTCTCCACCCCCACCTTACTACTATAAGTCTCCTCCTCCCCCCGAAAAATCTCCACCACCACCTTACTACTATAAGTCTCCCCCACCACCCGAAAAGCATCTACCCCCACCTTACTACTATAAGTCTCCACCCCCACCCGAGAAATCTCCACCGCCACCTTACTACTACAAGTCTCCACCACCTCCCGTGAAATATCCTCCACCGCCCTACTACTATAAATCTCCACCACCACCTTCACCATATCCTCCACCACCATACTATTACAAgtctccaccaccaccatctcCTTTACCACATCCTCCATACTACTACAAATCTCCACCTCCCCCGGTTAAGTATCCACCACCTCCTTACTACTATAAGTCTCCTCCACCACCCACGCATTACGTCTCACCGCCGTACTACTACCATTCTCCGCCACCACCTGCGCCATACCCTCACCCTCATCCACATCCCCACACTTTTGTGGTGAAGGTTGTTGGAAAAGTATACTGTTTCAGATGTTACGACTGGGAGTATCCGGAGAAGTCACATGACAAGAAACATCTTAAAG GTGCTGTAGTTGAAGTGACATGCGAGGTTGGTGACAAGAAAATCAAGGCATATGGAAAGACGAAGATCAACGGCAAATACAGCATCACAGTCGAAGGTTTTGATTACGGCAAATATGGAGCCAAAGCATGCAAGGCCAAGCTCCATATGGCACCAAAGGGTTCACCATGCAATATTCCCACTGACTTGCACTGGGGTAAAAAGGGAGCCAAACTTAAAGTCAAGTCGAAGACTGATTATGAAGTTGTGCTCTACGCCAAGCCATTTGCTTATGCTCCTAAGACTCCTTATGAGGAATGTGAGAAGCACAAGCCTGAGCCTACCCCCGCTCCTTATTACTACAAGTCACCGCCTCCACCGCCACCAACTTACATTTATAAGtctcctccacctccaccatATTATTACAAGTCTCCACCACCTCCTGTGAAATACCCACCACCTTATTACTATAAATCTCCCCCACCTCCTGTAAAATACCCACCGTCGCCTTATTACTATAAGTCTCCGCCACCACCATCTCCATCACCATATTACTATAAGTCTCCACCGCCACCAACTTACTCTCCTCCCCCATACTATTATAAGTCTCCACCTCCACCAGTCTATTCCCATCCCCCACCGTACTACTACAAGTCTCCTCCACCACCAGTTTATTCACCACCACCATACTACTATAAATCCCCACCACCACCGGTCTACTCACCTCCACCACCATACTATTACAAGTCTCCTCCCCCACCTGTCTACTCACCTCCACCATACTACTACAAATCTCCACCACCTCCAGTCCACTCACCTCCACCACCATATTACTATAAATCTCCACCACCTCCTTCACCCTCACCACCACCACCCTATTATTACAAATCCCCTCCACCTCCAATAAAGTATCCGACACCACCTTACTATTATAAATCTCCACCACCACCGGTCTATTCTTCTCCTCCACCGTATTACTACAAGTCACCTCCACCACCTGTCCACTCACCACCACCGCCATACTACTATAAATCAC CTCCACCACCAGTCTACTCATCTCCACCGCCTTACTACTACAAGTCACCCCCTCCTCCCGTTTACTCACCTCCGCCACCTTACTACTACAAGTCACCACCCCCTCCAGTTTACTCGCCTCCGCCACCGTACTACTACAAGTCACCGCCCCCTCCAGTTTACTCGCCTCCGCCACCGTACTACTACAAGTCACCGCCCCCTCCAGTTTACTCGCCTCCGCCACCATACTACTACAAATCCCCGCCACCACCAGTCCACTCTCCTCCACCTCCATACTACTACAAATCCCCGCCACCTCCAGTCCACTCTCCTCCTCCACCCTACTACTACAAATCCCCGCCACCACCAGTCTACTCTCCTCCCCCGCCCTACTACTACAAATCCCCACCACCTCCGTCGCCATCTCCTCCACCCCCATACTATTACCACTCTCCTCCCCCTCCAGTCCACTCACCTCCACCACCATACTATTACAAGTCCCCACCACCTCCGTCACCATCTCCTCCACCTCCGTACTATTACCACTCTCCTCCCCCACCAGTCCACTCGCCTCCACCACCGTACTATTACAAATCCCCACCACCTCCATCACCATCCCCACCACCTCCATACTACTACCACTCTCCTCCCCCACCTGTGAAGTCACCTCCACCACCAGTTTACAATTATGCATCTCCACCACCACCCTACTAA
- the LOC102608242 gene encoding extensin-2-like isoform X6 has protein sequence MAIPGGNPPRGQFWPHFAVALLAIIVVVSSNVVSVSADGYSYASPPPPPYEYKSPPPPEKSPPYEYKSPPPPEKSPPYEYKSPPPPEKSPPPPYEYKSPPPPEKSPPPPYEYKSPPPPEKYPPPPYEYKSPPPPEKSPPPPYYYESPPPPEKSPPPPPYYYKSPPPPEKSPPPPYYYKSPPPPEKYPSPHYYYKSPPPPSPSPPPPYYYKSPPPPEKSPPPPYYYKSPPPPEKSPPPPYYYKSPPPPEKSPPPPYYYKSPPPPENSPPPPYYYKSPPPPEKSPPPPYYYKSPPPPEKHLPPPYYYKSPPPPEKSPPPPYYYKSPPPPVKYPPPPYYYKSPPPPSPYPPPPYYYKSPPPPSPLPHPPYYYKSPPPPVKYPPPPYYYKSPPPPTHYVSPPYYYHSPPPPAPYPHPHPHPHTFVVKVVGKVYCFRCYDWEYPEKSHDKKHLKGAVVEVTCEVGDKKIKAYGKTKINGKYSITVEGFDYGKYGAKACKAKLHMAPKGSPCNIPTDLHWGKKGAKLKVKSKTDYEVVLYAKPFAYAPKTPYEECEKHKPEPTPAPYYYKSPPPPPPTYIYKSPPPPPYYYKSPPPPVKYPPPYYYKSPPPPVKYPPSPYYYKSPPPPSPSPYYYKSPPPPTYSPPPYYYKSPPPPVYSHPPPYYYKSPPPPVYSPPPYYYKSPPPPVYSPPPPYYYKSPPPPVYSPPPYYYKSPPPPVHSPPPPYYYKSPPPPSPSPPPPYYYKSPPPPIKYPTPPYYYKSPPPPVYSSPPPYYYKSPPPPVHSPPPPYYYKSPPPPVHSPPPPYYYKSPPPPSPSPPPPYYYKSPPPPVYSPPPPYYYKSPPPPSPSPPPPYYYKSPPPPVHIPAPYYYKSPPPPVYSSPPPYYYKSPPPPVYSPPPPYYYKSPPPPVYSPPPPYYYKSPPPPVHSPPPPYYYKSPPPPVHSPPPPYYYKSPPPPVYSPPPPYYYKSPPPPSPSPPPPYYYHSPPPPVHSPPPPYYYKSPPPPSPSPPPPYYYHSPPPPVHSPPPPYYYKSPPPPSPSPPPPYYYHSPPPPVKSPPPPVYNYASPPPPY, from the exons ATGGCGATTCCGGGCGGAAACCCGCCTCGGGGTCAGTTTTGGCCCCATTTTGCAGTGGCATTGCTGGCCATTATAGTTGTTGTTTCAAGTAATGTAGTTTCAGTATCTGCTGATGGCTACTCTTATGCTTCTCCACCACCCCCACCTTATGAATATaaatcaccaccaccaccggAAAAATCTCCACCTTATGAGTATAagtcaccaccaccacctgAAAAATCTCCACCTTATGAGTACAAGTCACCTCCACCACCTGAAAAATCTCCACCACCACCTTATGAGTACAAGTCACCTCCACCACCCGAAAAATCTCCACCACCACCTTACGAGTACAAGTCACCTCCACCACCCGAAAAATATCCTCCACCACCTTATGAGTACAAGTCTCCTCCACCGCCCGAAAAGTCTCCACCTCCGCCTTACTACTACGAGTCTCCTCCACCTCCTGAGAAATCACCACCACCCCCACCTTACTACTACAAGTCTCCCCCACCACCCGAAAAGTCTCCACCTCCACCATACTACTACAAGTCCCCCCCGCCACCTGAAAAATATCCATCCCCACATTACTACTACAAGTCTCCCCCACCACCATCTCCTTCACCACCTCCACCTTACTACTACAAGTCGCCTCCACCACCCGAGAAATCTCCGCCACCACCGTACTACTACAAGTCTCCCCCACCACCTGAAAAATCTCCACCCCCACCTTACTACTACAAGTCTCCTCCACCACCCGAGAAATCTCCGCCACCACCGTACTACTACAAGTCTCCCCCACCACCTGAAAACTCTCCACCCCCACCTTACTACTATAAGTCTCCTCCTCCCCCCGAAAAATCTCCACCACCACCTTACTACTATAAGTCTCCCCCACCACCCGAAAAGCATCTACCCCCACCTTACTACTATAAGTCTCCACCCCCACCCGAGAAATCTCCACCGCCACCTTACTACTACAAGTCTCCACCACCTCCCGTGAAATATCCTCCACCGCCCTACTACTATAAATCTCCACCACCACCTTCACCATATCCTCCACCACCATACTATTACAAgtctccaccaccaccatctcCTTTACCACATCCTCCATACTACTACAAATCTCCACCTCCCCCGGTTAAGTATCCACCACCTCCTTACTACTATAAGTCTCCTCCACCACCCACGCATTACGTCTCACCGCCGTACTACTACCATTCTCCGCCACCACCTGCGCCATACCCTCACCCTCATCCACATCCCCACACTTTTGTGGTGAAGGTTGTTGGAAAAGTATACTGTTTCAGATGTTACGACTGGGAGTATCCGGAGAAGTCACATGACAAGAAACATCTTAAAG GTGCTGTAGTTGAAGTGACATGCGAGGTTGGTGACAAGAAAATCAAGGCATATGGAAAGACGAAGATCAACGGCAAATACAGCATCACAGTCGAAGGTTTTGATTACGGCAAATATGGAGCCAAAGCATGCAAGGCCAAGCTCCATATGGCACCAAAGGGTTCACCATGCAATATTCCCACTGACTTGCACTGGGGTAAAAAGGGAGCCAAACTTAAAGTCAAGTCGAAGACTGATTATGAAGTTGTGCTCTACGCCAAGCCATTTGCTTATGCTCCTAAGACTCCTTATGAGGAATGTGAGAAGCACAAGCCTGAGCCTACCCCCGCTCCTTATTACTACAAGTCACCGCCTCCACCGCCACCAACTTACATTTATAAGtctcctccacctccaccatATTATTACAAGTCTCCACCACCTCCTGTGAAATACCCACCACCTTATTACTATAAATCTCCCCCACCTCCTGTAAAATACCCACCGTCGCCTTATTACTATAAGTCTCCGCCACCACCATCTCCATCACCATATTACTATAAGTCTCCACCGCCACCAACTTACTCTCCTCCCCCATACTATTATAAGTCTCCACCTCCACCAGTCTATTCCCATCCCCCACCGTACTACTACAAGTCTCCTCCACCACCAGTTTATTCACCACCACCATACTACTATAAATCCCCACCACCACCGGTCTACTCACCTCCACCACCATACTATTACAAGTCTCCTCCCCCACCTGTCTACTCACCTCCACCATACTACTACAAATCTCCACCACCTCCAGTCCACTCACCTCCACCACCATATTACTATAAATCTCCACCACCTCCTTCACCCTCACCACCACCACCCTATTATTACAAATCCCCTCCACCTCCAATAAAGTATCCGACACCACCTTACTATTATAAATCTCCACCACCACCGGTCTATTCTTCTCCTCCACCGTATTACTACAAGTCACCTCCACCACCTGTCCACTCACCACCACCGCCATACTACTATAAATCACCTCCACCACCAGTCCACTCTCCTCCACCACCTTACTACTATAAATCTCCGCCACCTCCATCGCCATCTCCTCCACCTCCATACTATTATAAATCACCTCCACCACCAGTCTATTCACCCCCACCACCATACTACTACAAGTCTCCACCACCACCTTCACCATCCCCTCCACCTCCCTACTATTACAAGTCACCACCACCGCCAGTCCACATACCTGCCCCATACTATTACAAATCACCTCCACCACCAGTCTACTCATCTCCACCGCCTTACTACTACAAGTCACCCCCTCCTCCCGTTTACTCACCTCCGCCAC CGTACTACTACAAGTCACCGCCCCCTCCAGTTTACTCGCCTCCGCCACCATACTACTACAAATCCCCGCCACCACCAGTCCACTCTCCTCCACCTCCATACTACTACAAATCCCCGCCACCTCCAGTCCACTCTCCTCCTCCACCCTACTACTACAAATCCCCGCCACCACCAGTCTACTCTCCTCCCCCGCCCTACTACTACAAATCCCCACCACCTCCGTCGCCATCTCCTCCACCCCCATACTATTACCACTCTCCTCCCCCTCCAGTCCACTCACCTCCACCACCATACTATTACAAGTCCCCACCACCTCCGTCACCATCTCCTCCACCTCCGTACTATTACCACTCTCCTCCCCCACCAGTCCACTCGCCTCCACCACCGTACTATTACAAATCCCCACCACCTCCATCACCATCCCCACCACCTCCATACTACTACCACTCTCCTCCCCCACCTGTGAAGTCACCTCCACCACCAGTTTACAATTATGCATCTCCACCACCACCCTACTAA